Proteins encoded within one genomic window of Ctenopharyngodon idella isolate HZGC_01 chromosome 6, HZGC01, whole genome shotgun sequence:
- the LOC127514880 gene encoding odorant receptor 131-2-like, which produces MQTFMEVENMNSSAVSEYGNSTLLLLNAIPRDSFSAALTKNIVAMLVWLALSVLNCSMVSTFRKHSFFYEDPRYIMFICMVINDAVQLTLVTALYVVSYAFSKILASACCPLIMTAVTTTRSTPLILAGMALERYISICFPLHYSHICTVTRTMWIIGVIFLLSFTPPLTDLFITVAKEPPLFFHTSIFCDHSLLFRDRSIYYKNLVFDSVYFSFVFLTLLYTYCKIMLTARAASTDQVLAKKARNTVLLHGVQLLLCMLAFVVPSMQAQLIQLFPMYSLEIRYVNFLLVYIIPRFLSPMIYGFRDEKFRKYWLRYFNSKAWRVKPAHFSQKLG; this is translated from the exons atgcaaacttttatgGAG GTTGAGAACATGAACTCCAGCGCTGTTTCAGAGTATGGTAACTCGACTTTACTCCTTCTGAATGCCATACCACGGGACAGCTTCAGCGCTGCTCTCACTAAAAACATTGTGGCCATGCTTGTATGGCTGGCGCTCAGTGTCCTTAATTGCAGTATGGTGTCCACTTTCCGCAAGCACAGTTTCTTCTATGAAGATCCACGTTATATCATGTTTATCTGCATGGTCATTAATGATGCTGTACAACTGACACTGGTAACCGCCTTGTATGTG GTGAGTTATGCCTTCTCAAAGATCTTGGCATCTGCCTGCTGCCCGCTGATCATGACCGCTGTGACGACCACCCGCTCCACCCCGCTCATCCTGGCCGGCATGGCCCTGGAGCGCTACATCTCCATCTGCTTCCCCCTCCATTACAGCCACATCTGCACAGTGACACGCACCATGTGGATCATCGGGGTGATATTCCTCCTGAGCTTCACTCCTCCGCTCACCGATCTTTTCATCACTGTTGCCAAAGAACCACCACTGTTCTTCCACACATCCATTTTCTGTGATCACTCGCTCCTATTCCGAGACCGCTCAATCTATTACAAGAACCTAGTGTTTGATAGTGTGTATTTCTCTTTTGTCTTCTTGACTTTGCTTTATACGTACTGTAAGATCATGCTGACGGCCCGTGCGGCCTCCACCGACCAGGTGTTGGCCAAGAAGGCCCGTAACACAGTGCTGCTCCATGGGGTTCAGCTGCTGCTGTGCATGTTGGCGTTTGTTGTGCCGTCCATGCAGGCTCAGCTCATACAACTGTTTCCGATGTATAGCCTGGAGATCCGTTATGTTAATTTTCTTCTGGTCTACATCATCCCACGATTTCTCAGTCCAATGATATATGGATTCAGAGATGAGAAGTTTCGCAAGTATTGGCTCAGATATTTTAACTCTAAAGCATGGAGAGTAAAACCAGCCCATTTCTCTCAAAAGCTTGGATGA
- the LOC127514643 gene encoding odorant receptor 131-2-like produces MNSTMLQNSAQDKFLDAFVRNLVLVLFGITINSINGLFVFTFFRSSIFYNDPRYILYIHLVINDMLMVFISVMLSVSAYAWQNVPLPFCVILLIIAESTHKNTPLTLAGMAVERYIAICKPLHHHQICTVRRTYILISLIWGVGVIPGLTDLIVILIVRPLSIFTTGIVCSSTKVYNTPYHEELSKVMYGLYSSVVWVILVFTYCQVLIAARRVSADKTSAKKAQNTILLHGAQLLLCMLSYIASIIDKISAQFFLADRTKVPFINYLLTNLLPRLLTPLIYGVRDKLFYNHMKGHFACKLLMVRVESTKK; encoded by the coding sequence ATGAACTCTACAATGCTTCAAAATAGTGCTCAAGACAAATTTCTGGATGCTTTTGTTAGAAATTTGGTCCTTGTTCTTTTTGGGATCACAATTAACTCGATCAACGgattgtttgtgtttacattCTTTAGGAGTTCAATTTTCTACAATGATCCGagatacatattatatattcacTTGGTTATCAATGATATGCTTATGGTTTTTATCAGTGTTATGCTTTCTGTGTCGGCTTATGCATGGCAAAATGTACCTCTCCCATTCTGTGTTATACTGCTAATAATAGCTGAGTCAACTCATAAGAACACTCCTCTGACTTTGGCCGGTATGGCCGTTGAGCGTTACATTGCCATCTGCAAACCGCTGCATCACCATCAGATTTGCACAGTGCGCAGGACGTACATCCTTATCTCTCTGATATGGGGCGTAGGAGTTATACCTGGTTTGACTGACTTGattgtcattttaattgtaCGTCCTTTATCTATCTTTACAACAGGTATCGTCTGTAGCTCAACAAAGGTGTATAACACACCATACCATGAAGAACTGAGCAAAGTTATGTATGGGCTTTATTCATCTGTTGTGTGGGTAATTCTTGTATTCACATATTGTCAAGTGCTGATTGCGGCCAGAAGGGTCTCCGCTGATAAAACTTCAGCAAAAAAGGCCCAAAACACCATCCTGTTACATGGAGCACAGCTTCTGCTCTGTATGTTGTCCTACATTGCTAGTATCATAGACAAGATTTCTGCTCAGTTTTTCCTAGCTGATCGGACAAAAGTGCCCTTTATTAATTATCTTCTAACAAACTTATTACCACGACTGCTTACCCCACTGATTTATGGTGTTCGAGATAAACTTTTTTACAATCACATGAAGGGGCATTTTGCATGTAAATTACTAATGGTAAGGGTTGAATCAACcaaaaaatga
- the LOC127514882 gene encoding odorant receptor 131-2-like yields MNSTIKVDEFYDMFIKNFISVVLSLIINYINGTFVIVFFKNIIFCSDPRYILYIHLVINDMIMLSVSVGLQVTKYVLRTFSVSVCCVVLLFLSTVTKNSPLNLACMSIERYIAICKPLHHSQICTVRRTYLLICFIWTAAAAPALSDIFIALSNRPPSFFSTATSCHMLFIYNTWQHTVKDTVVNVVYLSFEWTTLIVTYLKVFSAANAASADQVSARKARNTILLHGVQLLLCMMSYITPFMSTALVDLFPQSRSNILFILFLLSNVLPRLLSPLIYGLRDKQFVERVKVYFCYKQVRTQIIPVK; encoded by the coding sequence ATGAACAGCACCATTAAAGTGGATGAGTTTTATGACATGTTCATCAAGAACTTCATCAGTGTAGTCCTCAGCCTAATCATCAACTATATCAATGGAACATTTGTGATTGTcttcttcaaaaatatcattTTCTGTAGTGACCCAAGATACATTTTATACATCCATTTGGTAATCAATGACATGATTATGCTGTCAGTTTCTGTGGGCTTACAAGTCACAAAGTATGTTTTGCGCACCTTCAGTGTCTCTGTTTGTTGTGTTGTGCTACTTTTTCTTAGTACAGTCACCAAGAACTCTCCACTAAATCTGGCCTGCATGTCCATAGAGCGTTACATTGCCATTTGCAAGCCACTACATCACTCGCAAATATGTACAGTTCGGAGGACCTACCTGCTCATCTGTTTCATATGGACTGCAGCAGCAGCACCAGCTCTGAGTGATATATTCATCGCATTATCAAATCGACCACCAAGCTTTTTCTCGACTGCCACTTCATGCCACATGTTGTTCATTTATAACACTTGGCAGCACACAGTCAAAGATACTGTGGTGAATGTTGTGTATTTGTCGTTTGAATGGACTACGTTGATTGTCACCTACTTAAAGGTTTTTTCCGCAGCAAATGCTGCAAGTGCAGATCAAGTGTCTGCTAGAAAGGCCCGAAACACGATACTGCTGCACGGAGTTCAGCTTCTGCTGTGTATGATGTCCTACATCACCCCATTCATGAGTACAGCACTTGTAGATCTATTTCCTCAGAGTCGATCAAATATTCtgtttattctgtttttgttgtcaaaTGTTCTACCGAGGTTACTAAGCCCACTGATCTACGGGTTGAGAGATAAACAATTTGTTGAGCGTGTCAAAGTGTATTTTTGTTACAAACAAGTAAGGACACAGATTATACCTGTTAAGTAA